A region from the Populus trichocarpa isolate Nisqually-1 chromosome 18, P.trichocarpa_v4.1, whole genome shotgun sequence genome encodes:
- the LOC7490527 gene encoding uncharacterized protein LOC7490527, whose product MESLEGKVQFTSLSKEKNTYLNVNEDCNDPFLWPVPKGVNNNNNNNQIVAKSSSIGDYVAFEFPQDYIGDSSYDSCASANFNAPPEVEVNLKNVFGGIVAILTGRNKDSSSSSVSVNKQQPGSDVSFLGSEKNGDTYLHSSVYIPSAPPEPNGFNYAVYKAVLEAEPPEWLPDSSTTVCMQCTSPFTVVTRGRHHCRFCGGVFCRTCTKGRCLLPAKFRERNPQRVCDACYDRLDPLQGVLICTISNAMQVAKHDVMDWTCMRGWLNLPVGLSMEHEIYKASNTLRSYWQVSTLNPEKSIPLAVMKGAKGLAILTVVKAGAVVAYKFGTGLVIARRSDGSWSAPSAICSIGLGWGAQIGGELMDYIIVLHDFKAVKTFCSRMHFSLGAGCSAAAGPVGRVLEADLRAGDRGAGMCYTYSCSKGAFVGVSLEGNIVATRMDTNLKFYGDPYLTTADILLGTVDRPKAAEPLYAALRELYSSLLH is encoded by the exons ATGGAGAGTCTTGAAGGAAAAGTACAATTTACATCCCTTTCGAAAGAGAAGAATACGTACCTCAATGTTAATGAGGACTGTAACGATCCCTTTTTATGGCCTGTGCCCAAGGGTgtgaacaacaacaacaacaataatcagATAGTTGCTAAATCCTCCTCGATTGGAGATTATGTCGCTTTCGAGTTTCCCCAAGATTACATTGGTGATTCTAGTTATGATAGTTGTGCTTCCGCCAACTTCAATGCTCCTCCGGAGGTGGAGGTCAACTTGAAAAACGTGTTTGGTGGGATCGTTGCGATTTTAACTGGGCGGAATAAAGACTCTAGTAGCAGTAGTGTTTCTGTAAATAAACAGCAGCCCGGTTCAGATGTTTCGTTTCTGGGCTCGGAGAAGAATGGGGACACATATTTGCACTCTTCGGTTTATATTCCGAGTGCGCCGCCCGAGCCGAATGGGTTCAATTATGCTGTGTATAAAGCGGTGTTGGAAGCTGAACCACCTGAGTGGTTGCCGGATAGTTCTACTACAGTTTGTATGCAGTGTACTTCTCCCTTTACAGTGGTTACTCGTGGAAGGCATCATTGTCGTTTTTGTGGTGGAGTTTTTTGCAGAACATGTACTAAAGGACGGTGTTTGTTACCGGCTAAGTTTAGGGAGAGGAACCCCCAGAGGGTTTGTGATGCCTGCTATGACAGGCTCGATCCTTTACAAGGAGTTCTTATTTGTACCATTAGCAATGCTATGCAAGTGGCGAAACATGATGTAATGGATTGGACATGCATGAGAGGATGGTTGAACCTGCCAGTTGGTTTGTCAATGGAACATGAGATATATAAAGCATCCAATACATTGAGAAGCTATTGGCAG GTATCTACGCTGAATCCTGAGAAGTCCATACCCCTAGCAGTTATGAAAGGAGCCAAAGGCTTGGCAATCTTAACAGTTGTCAAAGCTGGTGCAGTAGTTGCTTACAAATTTGGAACTGGTTTAGTCATTGCTCGGAGATCAGATGGATCATGGTCTGCCCCTTCAGCAATATGCTCAATTGGTTTAGGATGGGGCGCTCAG ATTGGAGGTGAGCTAATGGACTACATAATTGTGCTCCATGATTTCAAAGCCGTGAAAACGTTTTGTAGTCGCATGCATTTTTCTCTTGGAGCTGGTTGCAGTGCTGCAGCAGGCCCTGTTGGGAGGGTGCTGGAAGCAGATCTTCGTGCTGGGGATAGAGGAGCTGGCATGTGCTATACTTATAGCTGTAGCAaag GGGCATTTGTGGGAGTGTCGCTAGaaggaaacattgtagcaacgAGGATGGATACCAATCTAAAGTTTTATGGTGATCCTTATCTCACAACTGCTGACATTCTTCTTGGGACTGTGGATAGACCTAAAGCTGCAGAACCCCTATACGCTGCTCTCAGAGAACTGTACTCAAGTCTACTGCATTAG
- the LOC7467917 gene encoding ATP-dependent RNA helicase DEAH12, chloroplastic isoform X1: protein MKPKVLEIPESKPKVEMPHIVIVDDHYHDQFLSTPLSNKGTTEDDAISVEQYSEDRDLNVAVMSSLNSSKEANFSGSKPEVVQIVNLDYYHDRFLGMPVSNKGTGENNAISVEEYGEDRDLNIAIMASLKSNKEANFIDPSQDYFYYYNDEDDDIKVLDFLPEVIPSRKQKEPTFIESVAEKGQSSNSQIDPDFVCQICVEPTILKNSFLIKGCTHAYCTECMVKYVSSKLQENITKICCPVPDCKGALEPEDCRSVLPENVFDRWGNALCEAVILGSQKFYCPFKDCSAMLIDDGEEVVRESECPNCWRMFCAQCKVPWHSQISCEEYKMLHKDERERDDILLMNLAKNKNWRRCPKCRIFVEKIEGCRYMKCRCGTQFCYSCGSTDLNPVTHYCYKCKGIW, encoded by the exons ATGAAGCCAAAAGTTTTGGAAATACCAGAGTCGAAGCCAAAAGTGGAGATGCCCCATATTGTAATCGTGGATGATCATTATCACGACCAGTTTCTTTCCACACCCTTATCAAACAAAGGCACCACAGAGGACGATGCAATCTCTGTTGAACAGTACAGTGAAGATCGTGACCTTAATGTTGCCGTCATGTCTTCTCTCAATTCCAGCAAAGAAGCAAACTTTTCGGGGTCCAAACCAGAGGTGGTTCAGATTGTAAACCTTGATTATTATCATGATAGGTTTCTTGGCATGCCCGTATCAAACAAAGGCACCGGAGAGAATAATGCGATCTCTGTTGAAGAGTACGGTGAAGATAGAGACCTCAATATTGCTATCATGGCTTCTCTCAAGTCCAATAAAGAAGCAAACTTTATTGATCCCTCTCAAGATTATTTCTACTACTAtaatgatgaggatgatgatatAAAGGTACTCGATTTCTTGCCTGAAGTCATTCCTTCTAGGAAACAAAAAGAACCCACTTTTATAGAATCAGTGGCTGAAAAGGGTCAATCTTCAAATTCTCAAATTGACCCAGATTTTGTTTGTCAAATCTGTGTCGAACCCACGATTTTaaagaattcatttttaatcaagGGTTGCACTCATGCTTACTGTACCGAATGCATGGTCAAGTATGTGTCCTCGAAATTACAGGAAAACATAACCAAAATCTGCTGTCCTGTTCCAGATTGTAAAGGCGCATTAGAGCCTGAGGATTGCCGTTCAGTTTTACCTGAAAATGTGTTTGATAGGTGGGGTAATGCTCTGTGTGAGGCTGTGATTCTTGGCTCTCAAAAGTTTTATTGTCCTTTTAAAGATTGTTCTGCAATGTTGATTGATGATGGAGAGGAGGTTGTCAGGGAATCTGAATGCCCTAATTGTTGGAGAATGTTCTGTGCACAATGTAAGGTTCCTTGGCATTCACAGATTAGCTGCGAAGAGTATAAAATGCTGCACAAGGATGAAAGAGAGAGGGATGATATACTGTTGATGAATCTAGCAAAGAACAAGAACTGGAGGAGGTGCCCAAAATGCAGGATATTTGTCGAGAAGATAGAAGGTTGTAGATATATGAAATGCAG GTGTGGAACTCAATTCTGTTACAGCTGCGGATCTACTGATTTAAATCCAGTAACACATTACTGTTATAAATGTAAGGGAATTTGGTAG
- the LOC7490528 gene encoding suppressor of mec-8 and unc-52 protein homolog 2: MTSSKKHYKEKIARRKEEKPEESETPKYRDRAKERREDQNPDYEPTELGSFHAVAPPGTVDIRSVADSNQISIEKSKYLGGDVEHTHLVKGLDYALLNKVRSEIDKKPDSAEDVDGKSRASKEDQKILFRTATAKSVYQWIVKPQTIIKTNEMFLPGRMSFIFNMEGGYSHDIPTTLHRSKADCPVPEEMVTVSVDGSVLDRIAKIMSYLRLGSSGKVLKKKKKDKDAKGKISVVGNEYDEHDKPSKPSGGMLNNKTEREILPPPPPPPKNNLADSFEKQQPAVAREDENDIFVGHGIDYEVPGKDMSQSPLSEDMEESPRNKERLSYFSEPVYGPVPPSELSHEWQDPNGYDAVHAQALSADYQGEWQNYQYAEQFAYPEQYTQQTMQAYDMQAASSIQPDPRFMTQEEKDRGLGSVFKRDDQRLQQLREKDAREKDPNFISDSYSECYPAYQHFTREVVDSDDEDDLSKMDMGGRAKGRLHRWDFDTEDEWAKYNEQKEAMPKAAFQFGVKMQDGRKTRKQNKDQKLNNELHQINKILAKKKIDKENGDGGHYDDDTPPGKKQRQ, from the exons ATGACCTCTTCGAAAAAGCACTACAAGGAGAAAATTGCACGTCGCAA AGAGGAGAAGCCAGAGGAATCAGAAACACCGAAATATAGGGACCGAGctaaggagagaagagaagatcaGAATCCTGATTATGAACCGACTGAATTAGGGTCATTTCACGCGGTTGCTCCACCGGGGACTGTTGATATCCGGTCAGTAGCTgattcaaatcagatttctatCGAAAAGAGCAAATACCTTGGAG GTGATGTGGAGCATACGCATTTGGTGAAAGGACTCGATTATGCTTTGCTTAATAAGGTGAGAAGTGAGATCGATAAGAAGCCGGATTCTGCAGAGGATGTTGATGGGAAGTCTAG AGCATCCAAGGAAgaccaaaaaatattgtttcgCACTGCAACTGCGAAG TCAGTCTACCAATGGATAGTCAAACCTCAAACCATTATCAAGACAAATGAGATGTTTCTTCCTGGTCGaatgtcatttatttttaacatg GAGGGTGGATACTCTCACGATATTCCAACCACATTGCACAGAAGCAAAGCTGATTGTCCAGTGCCAGAg GAAATGGTTACCGTCAGTGTCGATGGATCTGTGCTTGATCGAATTGCTAAAATTATGTCATATCTTCGCCTTGGATCTTCTGGGAAGGTtctcaagaagaaaaagaaggataaaGACGCAAAAG GAAAGATTTCAGTTGTTGGCAATGAATATGATGAGCATGATAAGCCTTCAAAACCTAGTGGTGGCATGTTGAACAATAAAACTGAAAGGGAGATTTTGCCACCACCTCCACCGCCTCCAAAAAACAATCTGGCTGATTCCTTTGAGAAGCAGCAACCTGCTGTTGCTAGGGAAGACGAGAATGACATATTTGTTGGGCATGGCATTGACTATGAAGTTCCTGGAAAAGACATGAGCCAAAGCCCTCTTTCAGAGGACATGGAAGAATCTCCTCGAAACAAGGAAAGATTATCCTATTTCAGTGAACCAGTTTATGGTCCAGTGCCTCCCTCTGAGCTATCTCATGAATGGCAAGACCCG aaTGGATATGATGCTGTCCATGCTCAAGCATTATCTGCTGACTACCAAGGAGAGTGGCAGAACTATCAATATGCTGAGCAATTCGCATATCCTGAACAGTACACCCAGCAAACAATGCAGGCTTATGACATGCAAGCTGCTTCTAGTATTCAACCAGATCCACGCTTCATGACCCAGGAAGAGAAGGATCGGGGTTTAGGTTCTGTGTTTAAGCGGGATGATCAGAGGCTTCAACAGCTGAGGGAGAAAGATGCCAGAGAAAAAGATCCCAACTTCATTTCTGATAGTTATTCTGAATGTTATCCTGCATATCAACATTTTACTCGTGAGGTTGTTGAtagtgatgatgaagatgactTGTCAAAAATGGACATGGGTGGTCGG GCAAAAGGTCGACTTCATCGATGGGACTTTGATACAGAAGACGAGTGGGCAAAATACAATGAGCAGAAGGAAGCAATGCCAAAGGCTGCATTCCAGTTTGGTGTCAAGATGCAAGATGGTCGGAAGACGAGAAAGCAGAACAAGGACCAGAAGCTTAATAATGAGTTGCACCAGATAAATAAGATACtggctaaaaagaaaatagacaaGGAGAATGGTGACGGCGGCCATTATGATGATGACACACCACCTGGGAAGAAGCAACGACAATGA
- the LOC7467917 gene encoding uncharacterized protein LOC7467917 isoform X2, giving the protein MKPKVLEIPESKPKVEMPHIVIVDDHYHDQFLSTPLSNKGTTEDDAISVEQYSEDRDLNVAVMSSLNSSKEANFSGSKPEVVQIVNLDYYHDRFLGMPVSNKGTGENNAISVEEYGEDRDLNIAIMASLKSNKEANFIDPSQDYFYYYNDEDDDIKVLDFLPEVIPSRKQKEPTFIESVAEKGQSSNSQIDPDFVCQICVEPTILKNSFLIKGCTHAYCTECMVKYVSSKLQENITKICCPVPDCKGALEPEDCRSVLPENVFDRWGNALCEAVILGSQKFYCPFKDCSAMLIDDGEEVVRESECPNCWRMFCAQCKVPWHSQISCEEYKMLHKDERERDDILLMNLAKNKNWRRCPKCRIFVEKIEGCRYMKCRCGTPFCYRCGSTEICTGTHYCNRCKA; this is encoded by the exons ATGAAGCCAAAAGTTTTGGAAATACCAGAGTCGAAGCCAAAAGTGGAGATGCCCCATATTGTAATCGTGGATGATCATTATCACGACCAGTTTCTTTCCACACCCTTATCAAACAAAGGCACCACAGAGGACGATGCAATCTCTGTTGAACAGTACAGTGAAGATCGTGACCTTAATGTTGCCGTCATGTCTTCTCTCAATTCCAGCAAAGAAGCAAACTTTTCGGGGTCCAAACCAGAGGTGGTTCAGATTGTAAACCTTGATTATTATCATGATAGGTTTCTTGGCATGCCCGTATCAAACAAAGGCACCGGAGAGAATAATGCGATCTCTGTTGAAGAGTACGGTGAAGATAGAGACCTCAATATTGCTATCATGGCTTCTCTCAAGTCCAATAAAGAAGCAAACTTTATTGATCCCTCTCAAGATTATTTCTACTACTAtaatgatgaggatgatgatatAAAGGTACTCGATTTCTTGCCTGAAGTCATTCCTTCTAGGAAACAAAAAGAACCCACTTTTATAGAATCAGTGGCTGAAAAGGGTCAATCTTCAAATTCTCAAATTGACCCAGATTTTGTTTGTCAAATCTGTGTCGAACCCACGATTTTaaagaattcatttttaatcaagGGTTGCACTCATGCTTACTGTACCGAATGCATGGTCAAGTATGTGTCCTCGAAATTACAGGAAAACATAACCAAAATCTGCTGTCCTGTTCCAGATTGTAAAGGCGCATTAGAGCCTGAGGATTGCCGTTCAGTTTTACCTGAAAATGTGTTTGATAGGTGGGGTAATGCTCTGTGTGAGGCTGTGATTCTTGGCTCTCAAAAGTTTTATTGTCCTTTTAAAGATTGTTCTGCAATGTTGATTGATGATGGAGAGGAGGTTGTCAGGGAATCTGAATGCCCTAATTGTTGGAGAATGTTCTGTGCACAATGTAAGGTTCCTTGGCATTCACAGATTAGCTGCGAAGAGTATAAAATGCTGCACAAGGATGAAAGAGAGAGGGATGATATACTGTTGATGAATCTAGCAAAGAACAAGAACTGGAGGAGGTGCCCAAAATGCAGGATATTTGTCGAGAAGATAGAAGGTTGTAGATATATGAAATGCAG gTGTGGAACTCCTTTCTGTTACCGCTGTGGATCTACTGAAATATGTACGGGAACACATTATTGTAATAGGTGTAAGGCATAA